A window of the Aspergillus flavus chromosome 6, complete sequence genome harbors these coding sequences:
- a CDS encoding Zn(II)2Cys6 transcription factor — protein MRGCLTCRQRHLKCDKTGAVCLRCQRSGRQCIPAPLKPEEVTFRHGQNPSLRPKGPPRYGESDLAFPDDQIWVNTPPDVAFEDETDRTAADYHVVPAGASSLYLRKASESRSSTSVSTLPPSTSSLLSPALSPGGPELSRSPLDLPHGTINNLLPADIMGDHQKLGNLNEAFLLRHFRKTIGAWMDVCDHERHFSVDAVERAPSSSLLLYACLATAARHLSQTNNSVPPNAADQYHEQCIAILLPVVENTDFKINIEILLASTVILRCFEQLSSCALSQDLQRHLLAGSVYISSHVDCVFSGGLAEASFWAFVMQDVQFALATRSPLRLTIGPFEERLRLAWEYRSAQTDRDWAHRALWLLAETINYCYEPSSPVHVSSVVWDVLKRKICDWEIQRPDSFRPLHFSPANTSLGRPFPVVWFTSASHATAAQQICMAKALIHEYELRIQHFATSPNQDSKMIEDDIVRNLSIVLGIALSADDDPPVRIMACHALSACGSWIRDPLAQTCLLDLLRRTEAENGWPWTSLAQALSQTWRTTAE, from the exons ATGAGGGGATG TCTTACATGTCGCCAGCGCCATCTCAAAT GTGACAAGACTGGGGCCGTGTGCTTACGTTGTCAACGATCGGGCCGGCAGTGCATTCCTGCACCATTGAAACCAGAGGAGGTTACTTTTCGGCACGGCCAGAACCCTTCATTGCGGCCTAAAGGGCCTCCTCGTTATGGAGAAAGCGACTTAGCATTTCCGGATGATCAGATCTGGGTTAATACACCCCCTGACG TTGCTTTTGAAGACGAGACAGACCGTACAGCGGCTGACTACCACGTTGTGCCAGCTGGAGCGTCTTCATTGTACCTGAGGAAAGCATCTGAAAGTCGATCATCAACCTCGGTGTCGACGTTGCCACCATCAACATCTTCCCTCCTGTCCCCTGCTCTTTCTCCGGGAGGTCCAGAGTTGTCCCGATCACCGCTTGATTTGCCCCACGGCACGATCAATAACCTGCTGCCGGCGGACATTATGGGAGATCACCAGAAATTGGGCAACCTAAATGAGGCTTTTCTCCTGCGACACTTCCGGAAAACAATTGGTGCATGG ATGGATGTATGCGACCATGAGAGGCACTTCTCAGTGGATGCGGTCGAACGGGCTCCTTCATCgtccctcctgttgtatgcTTGCTTGGCTACTGCCGCCCGTCACCTCTCTCAAACGAACAACTCAGTCCCGCCAAATGCTGCAGATCAATACCACGAGCAATGCATTGCAATTCTACTGCCGGTGGTGGAAAACACCgactttaaaattaatatcgAGATACTTCTCGCCTCAACAGTAATCCTACGCTGTTTTGAGCAACTTTCCT CTTGTGCCCTGTCGCAAGACCTACAACGACACCTTTTGGCTGGTTCAGTGTATATTAGCTCACACGTCGACTGTGTGTTTTCTGGTGGTCTTGCAGAGGCGTCGTTCTGGGCCTTTGTTATGCAGGATGTGCAGTTTGCATTGGCAACCCGAAGCCCTCTACGTTTGACCATTGGCCCCTTCGAAGAAAGGCTACGTCTTGCTTGGGAATACCGTAGCGCCCAAACAGACCGGGATTGGGCTCATCGAGCTCTATGGCTGCTAGCCGAGACTATTAACTACTGCTATGAACCAAGTAGCCCGGTTCACGTGAGTTCCGTCGTCTGGGACGTCCTGAAAAGGAAGATTTGTGATTGGGAGATACAAAGGCCGGATAGTTTTCGACCATTACATTTCTCTCCTGCCAACACAAGCCTTGGGAGACCCTTTCCTGTTGTATGGTTTACGAGCGCATCACACG CTACCGCAGCACAACAGATATGCATGGCCAAAGCTTTGATACATGAGTATGAGTTGAGGATTCAGCACTTCGCGACTAGCCCTAATCAGGATAGCAAGATGATCGAG GATGATATCGTGAGAAACCTGAGTATCGTTTTAGGCATTGCCCTTTCAGCCGACGATGACCCTCCCGTTCGCATTATGGCCTGCCATGCGCTGTCTGCTT GCGGTTCATGGATACGTGACCCACTAGCGCAGACGTGTCTTTTAGACCTACTTCGAAGGACAGAAGCAGAGAATGGATGGCCCTGGACATCTCTGGCACAAGCACTAAGTCAAACCTGGCGCACAACGGCGGAATAG